One Etheostoma spectabile isolate EspeVRDwgs_2016 unplaced genomic scaffold, UIUC_Espe_1.0 scaffold00005097, whole genome shotgun sequence genomic region harbors:
- the LOC116677445 gene encoding histone-binding protein RBBP4 isoform X2: MADKEGAFDDAVEERVINEEYKIWKKNTPFLYDLVMTHALEWPSLTAQWLPDVSRPEGKDYSVHRLVLGTHTSDEQNHLVIASVQLPNDDAQFEASHYDSEKGEFGGFGSVSGKIEIEIKINHEGEVNRARYMPQNPCIIATKTPTSEVLVFDYTKHPSKPDASGECHPDLRLRGHQKEGYGLSWNPNLSGSLLSASDDHTICLWDISAVPKEGKIVEAKTIFTGHTAVVEDVSWHLLHESLFGSVADDQKLMIWDTRSNNTSKPSHAVDAHTAEVNCLSFNPYSEFILASGSADKTVALWDLRNLKLKLHSFESHKDEIFQVQWSPHNETILASSGTDRRLNVWDLSKIGEEQSPEDAEDGPPELLFIHGGHTAKISDFSWNPNEPWVICSVSEDNIMQVWQMAENIYNDEDPEGSTDPEATA; this comes from the exons ATGGCAGACAAAGAAG GAGCATTTGACGATGCGGTGGAGGAGAGGGTGATAAATGAGGAATACAAGATCTGGAAGAAAAACACTCCATTCCTCTATGACCTGGTTATGACCCATGCTTTAGAGTGGCCCAGCCTCACTGCTCAGTGGCTGCCTGACGTCTCCAG GCCAGAGGGGAAGGATTACAGTGTGCACCGGCTGGTGTTGGGCACCCACACGTCTGATGAGCAAAATCACCTGGTCATTGCCAGCGTTCAGCTACCCAACGATGACGCCCAGTTTGAAGCCTCACATTATGACAGTGAAAAAGGAG AGTTTGGAGGCTTCGGCTCAGTAAGCGGCAAGATCGAGATAGAAATCAAGATCAACCATGAAGGAGAAGTGAACCGGGCCCGctacatgccccagaaccccTGCATCATCGCCACCAAGACCCCCACCTCAGAAGTGCTGGTGTTTGACTACACCAAGCACCCTTCCAAGCcag ATGCCTCTGGAGAGTGTCACCCTGATCTGCGTCTCAGAGGCCATCAGAAAGAAGGCTATGGTCTATCCTGGAATCCAAATCTGTCCGGCTCTCTCCTTAGTGCGTCAGATGACCAT ACAATCTGTTTGTGGGACATAAGTGCTGTGCCAAAGGAGGGGAAGATAGTAGAGGCAAAAACGATTTTCACTGGCCACACTGCTGTGGTGGAGGACGTCTCCTGGCACTTGCTTCACGAGTCTCTCTTTGGATCCGTAGCAGATGACCAGAAGCTAATGAT ttgGGACACTCGTTCGAACAACACCTCCAAACCCAGCCATGCAGTAGACGCCCACACAGCAGAGGTCAACTGTTTGTCATTCAACCCTTACAGCGAGTTCATCCTTGCCTCTGGCTCTGCAGACAAG ACTGTGGCTCTTTGGGACTTGAGGAACTTGAAACTGAAGCTGCATTCTTTCGAGTCGCACAAGGATGAGATCTTCCAG GTCCAGTGGTCCCCTCATAATGAGACCATACTGGCATCCAGTGGAACAGACCGTCGCCTCAACGTCTGGGACCTCAG taaaaTTGGAGAAGAGCAGTCACCAGAAGATGCAGAGGATGGCCCCCCTGAGCTACTG TTTATCCATGGAGGCCACACAGCCAAGATCTCAGACTTCTCCTGGAACCCCAACGAGCCCTGGGTCATCTGCTCGGTGTCTGAAGACAACATTATGCAAGTCTGGCAAATG GCTGAGAACATCTACAATGACGAAGATCCAGAGGGTTCGACAGACCCTGAAGCCACAGCGTAA
- the LOC116677445 gene encoding histone-binding protein RBBP4 isoform X1, with amino-acid sequence MADKEAGAFDDAVEERVINEEYKIWKKNTPFLYDLVMTHALEWPSLTAQWLPDVSRPEGKDYSVHRLVLGTHTSDEQNHLVIASVQLPNDDAQFEASHYDSEKGEFGGFGSVSGKIEIEIKINHEGEVNRARYMPQNPCIIATKTPTSEVLVFDYTKHPSKPDASGECHPDLRLRGHQKEGYGLSWNPNLSGSLLSASDDHTICLWDISAVPKEGKIVEAKTIFTGHTAVVEDVSWHLLHESLFGSVADDQKLMIWDTRSNNTSKPSHAVDAHTAEVNCLSFNPYSEFILASGSADKTVALWDLRNLKLKLHSFESHKDEIFQVQWSPHNETILASSGTDRRLNVWDLSKIGEEQSPEDAEDGPPELLFIHGGHTAKISDFSWNPNEPWVICSVSEDNIMQVWQMAENIYNDEDPEGSTDPEATA; translated from the exons ATGGCAGACAAAGAAG CAGGAGCATTTGACGATGCGGTGGAGGAGAGGGTGATAAATGAGGAATACAAGATCTGGAAGAAAAACACTCCATTCCTCTATGACCTGGTTATGACCCATGCTTTAGAGTGGCCCAGCCTCACTGCTCAGTGGCTGCCTGACGTCTCCAG GCCAGAGGGGAAGGATTACAGTGTGCACCGGCTGGTGTTGGGCACCCACACGTCTGATGAGCAAAATCACCTGGTCATTGCCAGCGTTCAGCTACCCAACGATGACGCCCAGTTTGAAGCCTCACATTATGACAGTGAAAAAGGAG AGTTTGGAGGCTTCGGCTCAGTAAGCGGCAAGATCGAGATAGAAATCAAGATCAACCATGAAGGAGAAGTGAACCGGGCCCGctacatgccccagaaccccTGCATCATCGCCACCAAGACCCCCACCTCAGAAGTGCTGGTGTTTGACTACACCAAGCACCCTTCCAAGCcag ATGCCTCTGGAGAGTGTCACCCTGATCTGCGTCTCAGAGGCCATCAGAAAGAAGGCTATGGTCTATCCTGGAATCCAAATCTGTCCGGCTCTCTCCTTAGTGCGTCAGATGACCAT ACAATCTGTTTGTGGGACATAAGTGCTGTGCCAAAGGAGGGGAAGATAGTAGAGGCAAAAACGATTTTCACTGGCCACACTGCTGTGGTGGAGGACGTCTCCTGGCACTTGCTTCACGAGTCTCTCTTTGGATCCGTAGCAGATGACCAGAAGCTAATGAT ttgGGACACTCGTTCGAACAACACCTCCAAACCCAGCCATGCAGTAGACGCCCACACAGCAGAGGTCAACTGTTTGTCATTCAACCCTTACAGCGAGTTCATCCTTGCCTCTGGCTCTGCAGACAAG ACTGTGGCTCTTTGGGACTTGAGGAACTTGAAACTGAAGCTGCATTCTTTCGAGTCGCACAAGGATGAGATCTTCCAG GTCCAGTGGTCCCCTCATAATGAGACCATACTGGCATCCAGTGGAACAGACCGTCGCCTCAACGTCTGGGACCTCAG taaaaTTGGAGAAGAGCAGTCACCAGAAGATGCAGAGGATGGCCCCCCTGAGCTACTG TTTATCCATGGAGGCCACACAGCCAAGATCTCAGACTTCTCCTGGAACCCCAACGAGCCCTGGGTCATCTGCTCGGTGTCTGAAGACAACATTATGCAAGTCTGGCAAATG GCTGAGAACATCTACAATGACGAAGATCCAGAGGGTTCGACAGACCCTGAAGCCACAGCGTAA